A genomic stretch from Solenopsis invicta isolate M01_SB chromosome 15, UNIL_Sinv_3.0, whole genome shotgun sequence includes:
- the LOC105197138 gene encoding CCR4-NOT transcription complex subunit 9, whose product MSTQQSPAALQQTVDREKVYTWIIELSNPETRENALLELSKKREVVPDLAPMLWHSFGTTASLLQEIINIYPAINPATLTAYQSNRVCNALALLQCVASHPETRSAFLQAHVPLFLYPFLHTVSKTRPFEYLRLTSLGVIGALVKTDEQEVITFLLTTEIIPLCLRIMESGSELSKTVATFILQKILLDDSGLSYICQTYDRFSHVAMILGKMVLSLAKDPSARLLKHVVRCYLRLSDNARALLALRQCLPDQLRDNTFATCLQEDASTKHWLNLLLKNLEAGPQQGPPTQPGQQDPRTIGMSPLTS is encoded by the exons ATGAGCACTCAGCAGAGCCCGGCCGCCCTGCAGCAGACCGTCGACCGCGAGAAAGTCTACACGTGGATAATCGAGCTCTCTAATCCGGAGACGAGAGAGAATGCCCTCCTGGAGTTGAGCAAGAAACGTGAGGTAGTGCCTGACCTAGCGCCCATGTTGTGGCACTCGTTTGGCACCACGGCGTCACTCCTGCAAGAGATAATCAACATCTATCCGGCGATCAATCCCGCGACCCTCACCGCCTATCAGAGCAACCGGGTGTGCAACGCCCTAGCGTTGCTGCAATGCGTGGCCAGTCATCCGGAAACGAGGTCCGCATTCCTGCAA GCACATGTCCCATTATTTCTATATCCATTTCTTCACACTGTAAGCAAAACACGACCATTTGAATATCTTCGCTTAACAAGTCTCGGTGTGATTGGCGCACTAGTTAAAACTGATGAGCAAGAAGTGATCACTTTTCTTCTCACTACTGAGATTATCCCACTTTGCTTACGAATTATGGAGAGTGGCTCAGAACTGAGTAAAACCGTCGCGACATTTATACTACAGAAGATATTGTTAGATGACAGTGGCTTGTCCTACATCTGTCAAACCTACGATAGATTCAGTCATGTCGCCATGATATTAGGGAAAATGGTTTTGTCTTTGGCCAAAGATCCCTCCGCACGACTGCTCAAACATGTTGTACGGTGTTATTTACGACTCTCTGACAATGCAAG aGCACTGTTAGCACTAAGGCAGTGCTTGCCTGATCAGCTAAGAGATAATACATTTGCAACATGTTTGCAAGAGGATGCTTCAACTAAGCATTGGTTGAATTTGCTTCTTAAGAATCTAGAGGCTGGTCCGCAACAGGGTCCGCCGACTCAACCAGGTCAGCAAGATCCCAGGACGATTGGTATGTCACCACTAACATCTTAA
- the LOC105197139 gene encoding sodium-coupled monocarboxylate transporter 1 isoform X2, translating to MDTTDNRRTFDLVDSIVFIGMLGVSALVGVYQCYASRKKEDAVGEYLVGGQKMSIFPISMSLIASYVSGIAMLGLPAEMYVYGTQLWCVVIADSFVSVTMAIVYLPVFYGLQITSSYEYLELRFNRVVRLMGSFIFIIKMLLYIPLVIYVPALAFNQATGMDLYTIALMVCAVCIFYTTLGGLKAVVWTDTIQTVLMFGAVITVAVLGTGRIGSVAEVWRRNVDSGRIEFFNMNLDPTIRHTFWGVVVGNYLNWLATCSVNQAMVQRCLAMPNLRKSNVAIMIMAVGIITIVSLCCYTGIVIYAAFYDCDPVTTKQIRKPDQLLPYFVMELSEAIPGLPGLFVSGVFSAALSTMSTGLNSMSGVIYEDMIKPCLRKPISNVGASRIMKVTVVIIGAICVGLVFMVEKLSGLIQAGKSLSGITAGPLLGMFTLGMLFPMANSTGALVGALVSLNLVAWISFGTQAAISDGSIFFPVKPVSVDGCTESLRNTAGNLTTIIETAVREQPFFLYRMSYLWYTWVGFLITILVGLLVSWFTGPSKYSRADKKLFTPIIHGLLNSRNPQKANEAELAKMTNDVNNVTQASSKC from the exons ATGGATACGACAGATAATCGGCGAACGTTCGACCTGGTCGATTCGATAGTGTTCATCGGAATGTTAGGCGTATCTGCCCTTGTAGGCGTCTATCAGTGTTATGCATCTAGGAAGAAAGAGGACGCGGTAGGAGAATATCTTGTAGGTGGCCAGAAGATGTCTATATTTCCGATAAGCATGTCACTGATAGCAAG CTACGTGTCGGGCATAGCGATGCTGGGATTGCCGGCCGAAATGTACGTTTACGGCACGCAATTATGGTGTGTCGTGATCGCGGATAGTTTCGTATCAGTGACGATGGCGATCGTATACCTGCCAGTTTTTTACGGACTCCAAATTACATCATCTTACGAG TATCTGGAATTAAGGTTCAATCGAGTGGTCAGGCTCATGGGTTCTTTTATCTTCATCATCAAGATG CTGCTTTACATACCGCTGGTGATATACGTGCCGGCGCTAGCCTTCAATCAGGCAACCGGAATGGACCTTTACACGATTGCGTTGATGGTCTGCGCCGTGTGCATCTTCTACACGACGCTG GGTGGTTTGAAGGCTGTTGTTTGGACGGATACTATTCAGACGGTGCTGATGTTCGGCGCCGTTATCACCGTTGCCGTACTCGGCACTGGCAGAATTGGTAGTGTGGCGGAGGTGTGGAGAAGGAATGTCGACTCGGGGAGAATTGAGTTCTTCAA CATGAATCTAGATCCTACGATAAGGCACACTTTTTGGGGCGTGGTGGTCGGTAACTATTTAAATTGGCTGGCCACGTGCTCGGTGAACCAAGCGATGGTGCAGCGATGCCTGGCAATGCCGAACTTGAGGAAGTCTAATGT GGCGATTATGATAATGGCCGTAGGCATAATAACTATTGTCTCATTATGTTGCTACACGGGAATCGTCATCTACGCAGCCTTTTACGATTGCGATCCGGTCACAACGAAG CAAATAAGAAAGCCTGATCAGCTGTTACCGTACTTCGTGATGGAATTGTCAGAGGCAATACCCGGCTTACCAGGATTATTCGTTTCCGGTGTATTCAGTGCGGCATTGAG CACAATGTCAACCGGATTGAATTCCATGTCGGGCGTAATCTATGAAGATATGATCAAGCCGTGTCTCCGTAAGCCAATTTCCAACGTCGGCGCGAGTCGCATAATGAAAGTCACGGTTGTGATAATAGGAGCCATTTGCGTAGGTCTCGTATTCATGGTAGAAAAGTTGAGCGGTCTGATTCAG GCTGGTAAAAGCTTGTCGGGAATAACCGCTGGACCCTTGCTTGGGATGTTCACTTTGGGCATGCTATTTCCAATGGCCAACTCTACG GGAGCGCTCGTCGGTGCGCTGGTTAGTCTGAACTTGGTCGCTTGGATCTCGTTCGGTACGCAAGCGGCGATCTCCGATGGATCAATTTTTTTCCCGGTAAAACCGGTATCGGTAGACGGATGCACCGAATCATTGAGAAATACCGCCGGAAACCTCACAACGATCATTGAGACCGCTGTCAG AGAACAACCTTTCTTTCTGTACAGAATGTCGTATCTCTGGTATACGTGGGTGGGCTTTTTAATTACGATTCTAGTAGGCCTGCTGGTCTCATGGTTCACAGGTCCGTCTAAGTACAGTCGCGcggacaaaaaattatttacaccCATTATACATGGTCTTCTAAACTCGAGAAATCCTCAAAAAGCG AATGAAGCTGAACTCGCAAAAATGACGAACGATGTGAACAATGTAACGCAAGCTTCTTCAAAATGTTAG
- the LOC105197139 gene encoding sodium-coupled monocarboxylate transporter 1 isoform X1 encodes MDTTDNRRTFDLVDSIVFIGMLGVSALVGVYQCYASRKKEDAVGEYLVGGQKMSIFPISMSLIASYVSGIAMLGLPAEMYVYGTQLWCVVIADSFVSVTMAIVYLPVFYGLQITSSYEYLELRFNRVVRLMGSFIFIIKMLLYIPLVIYVPALAFNQATGMDLYTIALMVCAVCIFYTTLGGLKAVVWTDTIQTVLMFGAVITVAVLGTGRIGSVAEVWRRNVDSGRIEFFNMNLDPTIRHTFWGVVVGNYLNWLATCSVNQAMVQRCLAMPNLRKSNVAIMIMAVGIITIVSLCCYTGIVIYAAFYDCDPVTTKQIRKPDQLLPYFVMELSEAIPGLPGLFVSGVFSAALSTMSTGLNSMSGVIYEDMIKPCLRKPISNVGASRIMKVTVVIIGAICVGLVFMVEKLSGLIQAGKSLSGITAGPLLGMFTLGMLFPMANSTGALVGALVSLNLVAWISFGTQAAISDGSIFFPVKPVSVDGCTESLRNTAGNLTTIIETAVREQPFFLYRMSYLWYTWVGFLITILVGLLVSWFTGPSKYSRADKKLFTPIIHGLLNSRNPQKAVHIIPQSSIKRNLITNEILSPCFFSFSYRMKLNSQK; translated from the exons ATGGATACGACAGATAATCGGCGAACGTTCGACCTGGTCGATTCGATAGTGTTCATCGGAATGTTAGGCGTATCTGCCCTTGTAGGCGTCTATCAGTGTTATGCATCTAGGAAGAAAGAGGACGCGGTAGGAGAATATCTTGTAGGTGGCCAGAAGATGTCTATATTTCCGATAAGCATGTCACTGATAGCAAG CTACGTGTCGGGCATAGCGATGCTGGGATTGCCGGCCGAAATGTACGTTTACGGCACGCAATTATGGTGTGTCGTGATCGCGGATAGTTTCGTATCAGTGACGATGGCGATCGTATACCTGCCAGTTTTTTACGGACTCCAAATTACATCATCTTACGAG TATCTGGAATTAAGGTTCAATCGAGTGGTCAGGCTCATGGGTTCTTTTATCTTCATCATCAAGATG CTGCTTTACATACCGCTGGTGATATACGTGCCGGCGCTAGCCTTCAATCAGGCAACCGGAATGGACCTTTACACGATTGCGTTGATGGTCTGCGCCGTGTGCATCTTCTACACGACGCTG GGTGGTTTGAAGGCTGTTGTTTGGACGGATACTATTCAGACGGTGCTGATGTTCGGCGCCGTTATCACCGTTGCCGTACTCGGCACTGGCAGAATTGGTAGTGTGGCGGAGGTGTGGAGAAGGAATGTCGACTCGGGGAGAATTGAGTTCTTCAA CATGAATCTAGATCCTACGATAAGGCACACTTTTTGGGGCGTGGTGGTCGGTAACTATTTAAATTGGCTGGCCACGTGCTCGGTGAACCAAGCGATGGTGCAGCGATGCCTGGCAATGCCGAACTTGAGGAAGTCTAATGT GGCGATTATGATAATGGCCGTAGGCATAATAACTATTGTCTCATTATGTTGCTACACGGGAATCGTCATCTACGCAGCCTTTTACGATTGCGATCCGGTCACAACGAAG CAAATAAGAAAGCCTGATCAGCTGTTACCGTACTTCGTGATGGAATTGTCAGAGGCAATACCCGGCTTACCAGGATTATTCGTTTCCGGTGTATTCAGTGCGGCATTGAG CACAATGTCAACCGGATTGAATTCCATGTCGGGCGTAATCTATGAAGATATGATCAAGCCGTGTCTCCGTAAGCCAATTTCCAACGTCGGCGCGAGTCGCATAATGAAAGTCACGGTTGTGATAATAGGAGCCATTTGCGTAGGTCTCGTATTCATGGTAGAAAAGTTGAGCGGTCTGATTCAG GCTGGTAAAAGCTTGTCGGGAATAACCGCTGGACCCTTGCTTGGGATGTTCACTTTGGGCATGCTATTTCCAATGGCCAACTCTACG GGAGCGCTCGTCGGTGCGCTGGTTAGTCTGAACTTGGTCGCTTGGATCTCGTTCGGTACGCAAGCGGCGATCTCCGATGGATCAATTTTTTTCCCGGTAAAACCGGTATCGGTAGACGGATGCACCGAATCATTGAGAAATACCGCCGGAAACCTCACAACGATCATTGAGACCGCTGTCAG AGAACAACCTTTCTTTCTGTACAGAATGTCGTATCTCTGGTATACGTGGGTGGGCTTTTTAATTACGATTCTAGTAGGCCTGCTGGTCTCATGGTTCACAGGTCCGTCTAAGTACAGTCGCGcggacaaaaaattatttacaccCATTATACATGGTCTTCTAAACTCGAGAAATCCTCAAAAAGCGGTACATATAATTCCACAATCCTCAATCAAAAGAAATCTTATCACTAATGAAATCTTATCaccttgttttttttctttttcttacagAATGAAGCTGAACTCGCAAAAATGA